In Iodobacter fluviatilis, one DNA window encodes the following:
- a CDS encoding type I secretion system permease/ATPase, which yields MKLNNLNNSPPPIDSALICLVLLARFHQIAIEPEQIKHQYADAGGVLAEADTLLAAKQAGLKVKAINTRMDKLERTPLPAMARTLNGDWVILAKVEGDTVLYQPAQGRPLQCSRQEWLSMWSGRLILFTSRASLAGDLARFDFSWFIPSVVKYRHLLGEVLLLSFVLQLIGLATPLFFQVVMDKVLVHRGLTTLDVLAIGLLVISIFEVAMTALRTYVFSHTTNRIDVELGSKLFRHLLALPLAYFQARRVGDSVARVRELENIRNFLTGQALTSVLDLFFSIVFLSVMAFYSGWLTLIVLVSLPCYIAVFASITPLLKARLEEKFVRGAENQSFLVEAVSGIETLKSMAVEPQLTRRWDNQLAAYVAASFKVANLANIGSQGVSLIQKMVTVATMWLGAKLVIQGDLSVGQLIAFNMLAGRVASPVMRLAQLWQDFQQVGISMQRLGDILNTRSEAKQSRAQLPPIQGLIEFDQVHFRYRPDGAEILRGVSLSIQAGQVIGIVGRSGSGKSTLTKLLQRLYVPERGRVLIDGIDLGLADPTWLRRQIGVVLQENLLFNRSIRDNIALAEPGASMELVIAVAKQAGAHEFIVELPEGYDTMVGEHGTGLSGGQKQRIAIARALLSNPRILIFDEATSALDYESERIIQNNMHSICQGRTVLIIAHRLSAVRGADKIVAMDRGQLVEQGSHTELLTREDGYYARLHAMQAS from the coding sequence ATGAAGCTTAATAATTTAAACAATTCCCCTCCCCCAATTGATAGCGCCTTAATTTGCCTGGTCTTACTCGCCCGTTTTCATCAAATTGCCATCGAGCCAGAACAAATCAAACATCAATATGCCGATGCAGGCGGGGTATTGGCTGAGGCGGATACTTTGCTGGCGGCTAAGCAGGCGGGTTTAAAGGTTAAAGCAATCAACACTCGCATGGATAAGCTGGAGCGCACGCCTTTGCCAGCCATGGCAAGAACGCTGAATGGGGATTGGGTGATTCTGGCAAAGGTAGAGGGCGATACGGTGCTTTATCAGCCTGCGCAGGGCAGGCCACTGCAATGTAGTCGGCAGGAATGGTTAAGCATGTGGTCTGGGCGTTTGATTTTATTTACTTCTCGCGCAAGCTTAGCGGGCGATTTGGCGCGGTTTGATTTTTCTTGGTTTATTCCATCGGTGGTGAAATACCGGCATTTGCTGGGCGAGGTATTGCTGCTTTCTTTTGTCTTGCAATTGATAGGGCTGGCAACGCCGCTGTTTTTTCAGGTGGTGATGGATAAGGTGTTAGTCCATAGGGGGCTCACCACGCTCGACGTGCTGGCAATTGGTTTGCTGGTCATTTCTATTTTTGAAGTGGCGATGACCGCGCTGCGTACTTATGTATTTAGCCACACCACTAATCGCATCGATGTTGAGCTGGGGTCAAAATTATTCCGGCATTTGCTGGCTCTGCCCTTGGCTTACTTTCAAGCGCGGCGCGTAGGCGATTCGGTGGCAAGGGTGCGGGAGTTAGAAAACATCCGTAATTTTCTGACTGGCCAGGCGCTGACTTCGGTGCTGGATTTATTCTTTTCAATCGTTTTCCTCTCCGTGATGGCGTTTTATAGCGGTTGGCTGACTTTAATTGTCTTGGTTTCCCTGCCTTGCTATATCGCCGTTTTCGCCTCAATTACCCCCTTGTTGAAAGCGCGTCTGGAAGAGAAGTTTGTCCGTGGTGCAGAGAATCAATCCTTTTTGGTGGAGGCCGTCAGTGGTATTGAAACGCTTAAATCGATGGCGGTGGAGCCTCAGCTAACACGGCGTTGGGACAATCAATTGGCAGCTTATGTGGCGGCTAGTTTTAAAGTGGCCAATCTGGCAAATATCGGCAGTCAAGGCGTGAGCCTGATTCAAAAAATGGTTACCGTGGCCACGATGTGGCTGGGTGCAAAACTCGTGATTCAGGGCGATTTAAGTGTGGGGCAGTTGATTGCTTTTAATATGTTGGCGGGGCGAGTCGCCAGCCCTGTGATGCGTTTGGCACAGCTTTGGCAGGATTTTCAGCAGGTGGGGATTTCGATGCAGCGCTTGGGCGATATATTAAACACCCGCAGCGAAGCCAAACAAAGCCGTGCGCAACTGCCGCCGATTCAAGGATTGATTGAGTTTGACCAAGTGCATTTCAGATATCGCCCCGATGGCGCAGAAATTTTGCGTGGCGTAAGCCTAAGCATACAGGCAGGACAAGTGATTGGCATTGTGGGGCGATCTGGTTCAGGTAAAAGCACGCTGACCAAATTACTACAAAGACTATATGTGCCAGAACGAGGTCGCGTACTCATTGATGGAATTGATTTAGGACTTGCCGATCCCACATGGCTAAGGCGGCAAATTGGCGTGGTCTTACAAGAAAATCTGCTGTTTAACCGCAGCATTAGGGACAATATTGCACTGGCAGAGCCTGGGGCCAGTATGGAATTAGTGATTGCAGTGGCAAAACAAGCCGGTGCTCATGAATTTATTGTCGAGCTTCCTGAAGGCTACGACACTATGGTTGGCGAGCATGGCACGGGTTTATCCGGTGGGCAAAAACAACGCATCGCCATCGCCCGCGCACTATTAAGTAACCCACGGATTCTGATTTTTGATGAAGCCACCAGCGCTTTGGATTATGAATCTGAACGCATTATCCAAAACAATATGCACAGCATCTGCCAAGGCCGGACGGTGCTGATTATTGCCCACAGGCTAAGCGCCGTCCGAGGCGCGGATAAAATTGTTGCTATGGACAGGGGGCAGCTGGTGGAGCAGGGTAGCCATACGGAATTGCTGACAAGGGAAGATGGCTATTACGCAAGATTACATGCCATGCAGGCCAGTTAG
- the pbpC gene encoding penicillin-binding protein 1C has product MLKHRLFKRFILALLIFSPLLLIRLWPHESLAVAGSTAVLAQDGKLLRLTLAPDQRYRLWLPLEDFSPTLIDALKLQEDRWFYYHPGINPISLLRAITATYGGGARQGASTLTMQLARLKYRLNTKSPAGKLRQIGLALWLEARYSKHDILEAYLNLAPYGRNIEGAAAASLAYFGKAAKTLTLPESLTLAVIPQQPNQRLGSGASLTEARQRLWLRWQQRYKVSPEQIRLMTLPLPVKRLEQLPFRAPHWVEQRLADSPEQSTLNTTLDLQLQTLLEKQIRQYLAQSSTRGIVNASAMLVDTRDQSVRALVGSADYFNASISGQVNGTEAKRSPGSTLKPFIYALGLDQGVIHPQSILRDTPSAFGPYQPENFDGRFVGPLSATEALIKSRNIPAVWLASQLKNPSFYDFLQLAGISKLKSENHYGLALVLGGGEVSMVELAGLYTMLLNEGRLTPLRYLKESPKPRGDVLAAPETSRLALGMPSKSPRADGEVLLSPEASWLALDMLSKNPRPDGGTNAWPVAFKTGTSWGFRDAWTAGVVGPYVLVVWLGNFDGQGNPALIGLEAAAPLFFRISDALALAKPADKPQPRSTPLGLKRINICTASGDLPNAYCPQQSSTWFIPGKSPIRVSTLHQPVHVDTQSGLAVCPPYDPAHTKTEVFEFWSSDMARLFKEAGVPRRKPPHIDCSGMASTGDAPKISSPLAGLAYTLRLSKPDETIPLQAAASGEQLYWFDNQIYLGSAKSTGLAWRPQAGGWHQLSVVDDQGRSDSRQVRVELLP; this is encoded by the coding sequence TTGTTAAAACATCGGCTTTTCAAACGCTTCATCCTTGCCCTGCTGATTTTCAGCCCGCTGCTGCTGATCCGCCTGTGGCCGCATGAATCGCTGGCTGTTGCGGGATCGACTGCCGTGTTGGCGCAAGATGGTAAATTGCTGCGGCTGACTCTTGCCCCCGATCAGCGCTACCGGCTGTGGCTGCCGCTGGAGGACTTTTCCCCCACGCTAATCGACGCGCTTAAATTGCAAGAAGACCGCTGGTTTTACTATCACCCTGGTATCAACCCCATCTCGCTGCTTCGCGCCATCACGGCCACTTACGGCGGAGGAGCCAGGCAAGGCGCTTCTACGCTGACTATGCAATTGGCACGGCTTAAATATCGTCTCAATACCAAAAGCCCCGCTGGCAAGCTCAGGCAAATTGGCCTAGCGCTGTGGCTGGAGGCGCGTTACAGCAAGCACGATATTTTGGAGGCCTATTTAAACCTCGCCCCCTATGGCAGAAATATTGAAGGCGCAGCGGCGGCCAGCCTTGCTTACTTTGGCAAGGCCGCCAAAACGCTCACCCTGCCAGAAAGCCTGACGCTGGCGGTGATTCCACAGCAGCCAAATCAGCGTTTGGGCAGCGGCGCATCGCTTACCGAGGCCCGCCAGCGCTTGTGGCTGCGCTGGCAACAGCGCTACAAAGTGAGCCCAGAGCAAATCCGCCTGATGACCCTGCCGCTACCGGTAAAGCGCCTTGAGCAACTACCATTCCGTGCGCCGCATTGGGTAGAGCAAAGGCTGGCCGATTCGCCAGAGCAAAGTACGCTGAACACTACGCTCGATCTGCAATTGCAAACCCTGCTGGAAAAACAAATCCGCCAATATCTGGCCCAAAGCAGCACGCGCGGCATTGTGAACGCCAGCGCCATGCTGGTGGATACCCGTGATCAATCGGTACGCGCCTTAGTCGGCTCGGCGGATTATTTCAACGCCAGCATCTCTGGGCAGGTGAATGGCACCGAGGCCAAACGCTCCCCCGGCTCCACTTTAAAACCGTTTATTTATGCACTGGGCCTAGATCAGGGCGTGATTCACCCGCAGAGCATTTTGCGCGACACGCCCAGCGCCTTTGGCCCCTATCAGCCGGAAAACTTCGACGGGCGCTTTGTTGGCCCCTTAAGCGCCACCGAAGCCCTGATCAAAAGCCGCAATATCCCCGCCGTATGGCTAGCCAGCCAGCTTAAAAACCCCAGCTTTTACGATTTTTTGCAGCTGGCTGGCATTAGTAAACTGAAATCAGAAAATCACTACGGGCTGGCACTCGTGCTGGGCGGTGGAGAAGTTAGCATGGTCGAGCTGGCCGGGCTGTATACCATGCTGCTTAATGAGGGTCGTTTAACACCGCTGCGCTACCTGAAAGAAAGCCCCAAGCCACGCGGTGACGTCTTAGCAGCACCCGAAACCAGTAGACTGGCCTTAGGCATGCCAAGCAAAAGCCCACGAGCAGATGGCGAAGTTTTACTTAGCCCCGAAGCCAGCTGGCTGGCGCTGGATATGCTAAGCAAAAATCCTCGGCCAGACGGCGGCACAAATGCTTGGCCGGTGGCGTTTAAAACCGGCACCTCATGGGGCTTTCGTGATGCATGGACAGCAGGCGTGGTTGGCCCCTATGTGCTGGTGGTCTGGCTGGGCAATTTTGACGGACAAGGCAACCCGGCGCTCATCGGGCTGGAAGCCGCAGCCCCGCTGTTCTTTCGCATCAGCGATGCACTGGCCCTGGCAAAGCCCGCTGATAAACCGCAGCCACGCAGCACGCCTCTGGGCCTAAAACGCATCAACATCTGCACCGCCAGCGGCGACCTACCCAATGCCTATTGCCCGCAGCAAAGCAGCACATGGTTTATCCCAGGCAAATCGCCTATCCGCGTCAGTACCCTGCATCAGCCGGTACACGTCGATACCCAAAGCGGCCTCGCCGTCTGCCCACCTTACGATCCTGCCCATACCAAAACCGAGGTGTTTGAGTTTTGGAGCAGCGATATGGCAAGGCTATTTAAAGAAGCAGGCGTCCCTCGCCGCAAACCACCGCATATCGATTGCAGCGGCATGGCAAGCACGGGTGACGCCCCAAAAATCAGCTCGCCCTTGGCAGGCCTCGCCTACACCCTGCGCCTATCCAAACCCGACGAAACCATCCCCCTGCAAGCCGCCGCCAGCGGCGAACAGCTCTACTGGTTCGATAATCAGATCTATCTGGGCAGCGCCAAATCAACAGGGCTCGCATGGCGGCCACAGGCAGGCGGCTGGCACCAGCTTAGCGTGGTGGACGATCAGGGCAGGAGTGACAGCAGGCAAGTGAGAGTGGAGTTGTTGCCTTGA
- a CDS encoding IMPACT family protein: MTTSLATAVSAEIIIKKSRFIAHIHPVSGRAEALALVDGYWKQHPEARHVCWALLAGGESGMNDDGEPSGTAAKPIMNVLQHKHLEGVLGVVVRYFGGIKLGAGGLTRAYTDAIATALLDAEYITSVAQNNIEIALPFADEGRIRRFVAQNEGLVLGVHYSNIEAYLQLQLATDKTTALLEEINNLCAGQVRLTSS, translated from the coding sequence ATGACTACATCCCTTGCCACTGCCGTTTCTGCAGAAATCATCATTAAAAAAAGCCGTTTTATTGCTCATATCCACCCGGTGAGCGGCCGCGCTGAGGCGCTGGCCTTGGTCGATGGATATTGGAAGCAACACCCCGAGGCGCGGCATGTTTGCTGGGCACTGCTGGCGGGCGGTGAATCGGGGATGAATGATGATGGCGAGCCATCGGGCACGGCGGCCAAGCCGATTATGAATGTCTTGCAGCACAAGCATTTAGAAGGCGTTTTAGGCGTGGTGGTGCGCTATTTTGGCGGGATCAAGCTGGGCGCTGGCGGCTTAACCCGCGCCTACACCGATGCCATTGCCACCGCCCTGCTGGATGCCGAATACATCACCAGCGTCGCCCAAAATAATATCGAAATCGCCCTGCCCTTCGCCGACGAAGGCCGCATCCGCCGCTTCGTCGCCCAAAACGAAGGCCTTGTTTTAGGCGTGCACTACAGCAATATCGAAGCCTATTTACAGCTGCAACTTGCCACCGACAAAACCACTGCGCTGCTGGAAGAAATCAATAATCTATGCGCCGGGCAGGTTCGGCTTACGAGTAGCTGA
- a CDS encoding alpha-2-macroglobulin family protein yields the protein MMNKALQICLPAFQLLSRGISWVLTLLFGEVNWQAPGWLKKLARWLEAAVSWMRAKPKQAGIAALTLALMATGGTMGWRWYQAQPKPQRVSYVVTAPELTPYDEKDRPQPLPLVVEFNESAAPLKQIDQPAGDGVQLSPALAGSWVWEGDRKLVFRPKADWPIDAEFEVSLAKKKLFAESVKLEEYSFTFKTAPFAANVAESRFYQDPRDANLKKLVATLHFSHPVDPASIQKNISLKLGGGLSYQSDKVPPYSISFDKAKLNAFIHSAPLTVPKEDSDILLTLAKGAQAAQGGNALDAELSSKISVPGLYSLRFDQVKMLLADNERYEPEQVVMLSSNVPVSEAALKGKVRAWLLPEYPPNTPKEDQRGVYQWGASQVGQAVLTQALALKALPGEEEFGTQHSWKFSAPVGRSVFLQVDAGVQAFGGYQSGKVMTQVFQVAPYPKAIKLLSNGALLSMASDKKVAFVARGLSGVRIEVGRLLPNQLHHLVDQNNGNFAKPEIADQYLDTLVERFTEERTLPATDPGKPYYDSIDLTRYLADKTGNRRGVFMLKLTPFDPKAPKNREDEPSDSRFILVSDLGVLAKTAVDNSNDVFVQSISSGEAIAAATVEVIGRNGQTVASSQTDALGRAHFPALKDLAREKAPLMYLVKQSDDVSFLPINRYDRQLNLSRFDIGGVANAVSAQQLSSFVFSDRGMYRPGETAHIHSITRTANWAGALAGLPLEIEITDPRGQTVKKDKIKLSNSGFDSVDFASSETSPSGDYQIGVYLVKGKERGEQIGSGSIKIKEFEPDRMKVNATLSNAPVEGWIKPEDIKANVKVMHLFGSPAGGRRVEGEMILTPSVPAFAAFAQYRFSEAGQLKEPFRDALPSATSNDQGDAELTLNLARFARSTYQLHLTARAFESGSGRGVAAESAVLVSSAPYLVGVKSDGELGYIQRNAKRAAHWLAIAPNLKPIAADQLTLSWVERKYVSVLVKQSDETYKYQSRKKEINRESKPLSLPASGSNLTLPTAEPGDFALVVRGPDGAELNRIEYTVVGAANIARSLERNAELQLTLNKKDYKPGDEIEINIRAPYTGAGLITIERDKVYSHVWFKADTTSSVQKITLPKDFEGNGYISVQFIRSPSSDEVYMSPLSYGVVPFAVNLDARRLDVKIANAKEVKPGQKLELKVSSNQEARVVVFAVDEGILQVARYKTPQPLDFFFQKRALDVRTSQILDLILPEFSRLMQGAAPGGDAAGALGKHLNPFKRKRQPAVAWWSGLIDVGPQGKTLSYTVPDTFNGKLRLMAVAVTADKIGVFEGGTQVRGDLILSPNVPYALAPGDEFTVSVGVFNNLRAPGKAAVQLKLDADAAFTLISPALQNLSIDGQREANAEFRLKANGVLGSGSLRFTASSGGKQGIARDAVSIRPAVPYSTKLTVGRFDKSSEEVALSRVLFNEHRKVIAGVAGSPLVWAQGLAGYLDGYGYSCTEQVISKGFPALLLPNLDRAKTQAAFSKLSQILAERQNDDGSFGLWASNPDISRFASVYAVHYLLEASERGLPVSRDMLARSNAWLEQLATGSSQNLAEARERAYAIYLLSRQGTMTSGMIASLQQELEAHHAKTWQQDLTAAYLAASYKLLKQDALANKLFKAVPWRLIGKNNQAVTYYDPTVHDAQRLYLLARHFKEQLGSVPASELSELGKAISSQNYHSLSAAYLMLGLEAFGANAGTFTLAEVDKSGKVTGLDIKRLENSAALSTSAHRARFGKEGALPGFYLLSESGFDKTPPSAAIKQGVEVIREYTDLTGKVISKVKIGEEFLVRLRLRADQPASQMAIVELLPGGVEIVPSPKEEAPEAIEVEGEGEGEAPQRPAWQAPLGEKQSNWRPDYLDMRDDRIVLYGSISKDAATFVYRLRATHAGVFTSPAPYAEGMYSKQQGRGMAGKLEIVKP from the coding sequence ATGATGAACAAAGCCTTGCAGATTTGCTTGCCCGCTTTCCAGCTTTTATCTCGCGGAATATCCTGGGTATTAACCCTGCTGTTTGGTGAAGTGAACTGGCAAGCGCCGGGCTGGCTCAAAAAACTAGCACGGTGGCTAGAGGCAGCAGTGAGCTGGATGCGTGCCAAGCCTAAGCAGGCGGGGATTGCCGCGCTGACGCTTGCCCTAATGGCAACGGGCGGAACCATGGGCTGGCGCTGGTATCAGGCTCAACCCAAACCGCAGCGGGTGAGCTATGTAGTCACAGCACCAGAGCTGACTCCTTATGACGAAAAAGACCGGCCGCAGCCTTTGCCGCTGGTGGTGGAATTTAACGAATCCGCAGCACCACTTAAGCAAATCGATCAACCCGCAGGCGATGGCGTGCAATTGTCCCCCGCTCTGGCAGGCAGCTGGGTGTGGGAAGGCGATAGAAAACTGGTTTTCCGCCCCAAGGCCGACTGGCCGATTGATGCCGAATTTGAAGTCTCGCTCGCCAAGAAAAAACTCTTTGCCGAAAGCGTTAAGCTCGAGGAATACAGCTTTACTTTCAAGACCGCGCCCTTTGCCGCCAATGTGGCGGAATCTCGCTTTTACCAAGACCCACGCGACGCTAATCTTAAAAAACTGGTCGCCACCTTACACTTCAGCCATCCGGTAGACCCTGCCAGCATTCAAAAAAACATCAGCCTGAAGCTCGGCGGCGGGCTGAGCTACCAAAGCGATAAAGTACCCCCCTATTCGATCAGCTTTGATAAAGCCAAGCTCAACGCTTTTATTCATTCCGCACCGCTTACCGTACCCAAAGAAGACAGCGATATTCTGCTCACCCTGGCAAAAGGCGCTCAGGCCGCGCAGGGCGGCAATGCACTGGATGCAGAATTAAGCAGCAAAATCAGCGTGCCCGGCCTCTACAGCCTGCGCTTTGATCAGGTAAAAATGTTGCTGGCCGACAATGAGCGCTACGAGCCAGAGCAAGTGGTCATGCTCAGCAGCAATGTGCCAGTTTCTGAAGCGGCACTTAAAGGCAAAGTACGCGCCTGGCTGCTGCCTGAATATCCACCTAATACGCCTAAGGAAGATCAGCGCGGCGTGTATCAATGGGGGGCCAGCCAAGTTGGGCAGGCTGTACTGACACAAGCCTTGGCGCTGAAAGCGCTGCCGGGTGAGGAAGAGTTCGGCACGCAGCATAGCTGGAAGTTCTCTGCCCCTGTCGGGCGCTCGGTGTTTTTACAAGTAGATGCCGGTGTGCAGGCCTTTGGCGGCTATCAGTCTGGCAAGGTAATGACGCAGGTGTTTCAGGTTGCGCCTTATCCCAAAGCCATCAAGCTGCTATCTAATGGCGCGCTGCTTTCTATGGCTTCGGATAAAAAAGTGGCTTTTGTGGCGCGTGGCCTCAGCGGCGTTCGTATCGAAGTGGGCCGCTTATTGCCTAATCAGCTGCATCATTTAGTCGACCAAAATAACGGCAACTTTGCCAAGCCGGAAATTGCCGATCAGTATTTAGATACTTTGGTTGAGCGTTTCACCGAAGAGCGTACCCTGCCCGCCACCGACCCCGGCAAGCCTTATTACGACAGCATCGACCTCACCCGCTATCTGGCCGATAAAACGGGCAACCGTCGCGGCGTATTTATGCTGAAACTCACGCCTTTTGATCCTAAAGCACCTAAAAACCGAGAAGACGAGCCGAGCGACAGCCGCTTTATTTTGGTTTCTGATTTAGGCGTGCTCGCCAAAACAGCGGTGGACAATAGCAACGATGTCTTTGTGCAATCCATCTCCAGCGGCGAAGCGATTGCTGCGGCCACAGTAGAGGTCATCGGCCGCAACGGGCAAACCGTGGCCAGCAGCCAGACCGATGCGCTGGGCCGTGCTCATTTCCCTGCGCTTAAAGATTTGGCACGCGAAAAAGCGCCGCTGATGTATTTGGTAAAACAGAGCGACGATGTGTCGTTTCTGCCGATCAACCGCTACGACAGGCAGCTCAATCTATCGCGCTTTGATATTGGCGGCGTGGCCAATGCCGTTTCCGCACAGCAGCTTTCCAGCTTTGTATTTTCAGACCGAGGCATGTACCGCCCCGGCGAAACCGCCCATATCCACAGCATTACCCGCACCGCCAACTGGGCAGGCGCTTTGGCGGGCTTGCCGCTGGAAATCGAGATCACCGATCCACGCGGGCAGACAGTTAAAAAAGACAAAATCAAGCTCTCTAACAGCGGCTTTGACAGCGTTGATTTTGCCAGCAGCGAAACCTCACCCAGCGGCGATTACCAAATCGGCGTTTATCTGGTCAAAGGCAAAGAGCGTGGCGAACAAATCGGTAGCGGCAGCATCAAAATCAAAGAGTTTGAGCCAGACCGCATGAAGGTGAACGCCACGCTGAGCAATGCGCCGGTGGAAGGCTGGATTAAGCCCGAAGACATCAAAGCCAATGTCAAAGTAATGCACCTATTTGGCAGCCCGGCCGGTGGGCGGCGCGTAGAAGGCGAAATGATCTTAACGCCCAGCGTGCCTGCCTTTGCAGCCTTTGCCCAATATCGCTTCAGCGAAGCGGGCCAGTTGAAAGAGCCATTCAGAGATGCCCTGCCATCGGCCACCAGCAACGATCAAGGGGACGCCGAGCTAACGCTGAATCTAGCGCGCTTTGCCCGCTCCACCTATCAGCTGCATTTAACTGCCCGCGCTTTTGAATCTGGCTCTGGCCGCGGTGTGGCGGCAGAAAGCGCCGTGCTGGTTTCATCTGCCCCCTATTTAGTCGGGGTAAAAAGCGATGGCGAGCTGGGCTATATCCAGCGCAATGCCAAACGTGCAGCACACTGGCTGGCAATAGCCCCCAACCTTAAACCGATCGCAGCAGATCAGCTCACCCTAAGCTGGGTAGAGCGCAAATATGTGTCGGTGCTGGTGAAGCAATCCGATGAAACTTACAAATACCAATCGCGAAAAAAAGAAATAAATCGCGAGAGCAAACCGCTCAGCCTACCCGCCAGCGGCAGCAATCTAACCCTACCCACCGCCGAGCCGGGTGATTTTGCGCTAGTGGTGAGAGGGCCGGATGGCGCAGAGCTAAACCGTATCGAATACACCGTAGTGGGTGCGGCCAATATTGCCCGCTCTTTAGAGCGCAATGCCGAGCTACAACTGACCTTAAATAAGAAAGACTACAAACCCGGTGACGAGATCGAGATCAATATCCGCGCGCCCTATACCGGTGCAGGGCTGATCACTATCGAGCGCGATAAAGTCTATAGCCACGTTTGGTTTAAGGCCGACACCACCAGCTCGGTGCAAAAAATCACCCTACCTAAAGACTTTGAAGGCAATGGTTATATCTCGGTGCAATTTATCCGCAGCCCAAGCAGCGATGAAGTCTATATGAGCCCGCTTTCCTACGGGGTAGTGCCGTTTGCGGTGAATTTAGACGCAAGGCGCTTAGATGTAAAAATCGCCAACGCCAAGGAAGTAAAACCGGGGCAAAAACTGGAGCTTAAAGTATCCAGCAATCAAGAAGCCCGCGTGGTGGTGTTTGCCGTGGACGAAGGCATCTTGCAGGTGGCGCGTTATAAAACGCCTCAACCGCTGGACTTTTTCTTCCAAAAACGCGCCTTGGATGTACGCACCAGCCAAATTCTGGATCTGATCCTGCCGGAATTCTCGCGCCTGATGCAGGGCGCAGCACCGGGAGGAGATGCCGCTGGCGCACTTGGCAAACACCTTAATCCCTTTAAACGTAAACGCCAGCCTGCTGTAGCGTGGTGGTCGGGGCTGATCGATGTGGGGCCGCAGGGCAAAACGCTGAGCTATACCGTGCCAGATACCTTTAACGGCAAATTACGGCTGATGGCCGTGGCGGTAACGGCGGATAAAATCGGCGTATTTGAAGGCGGCACGCAAGTACGCGGCGATTTAATCCTTAGCCCGAATGTGCCTTATGCACTGGCCCCCGGCGATGAATTTACCGTTAGCGTGGGCGTGTTTAATAATCTGCGCGCACCGGGCAAGGCCGCGGTGCAGCTGAAGCTAGACGCCGATGCCGCCTTTACGCTGATCTCGCCAGCACTTCAAAACCTGAGCATAGATGGGCAGCGCGAAGCCAATGCCGAGTTCCGCCTAAAAGCCAACGGGGTGCTGGGCTCTGGCTCGCTGCGCTTTACCGCCAGCAGCGGTGGTAAACAAGGGATTGCCCGAGACGCCGTCAGCATCCGTCCGGCTGTGCCCTACTCCACCAAGCTAACTGTCGGGCGCTTTGATAAGAGTAGCGAGGAAGTCGCACTCAGCCGCGTGCTATTTAACGAGCATCGCAAGGTGATCGCTGGCGTGGCAGGCTCGCCCTTAGTTTGGGCTCAGGGTTTGGCCGGCTATCTGGATGGCTACGGCTATAGCTGCACCGAGCAGGTGATTAGCAAGGGCTTCCCCGCCCTGCTGCTGCCTAACTTAGACAGGGCCAAAACGCAGGCCGCGTTTAGCAAGCTGAGCCAAATCCTTGCCGAGCGGCAAAATGACGATGGCAGCTTTGGCCTATGGGCCAGCAACCCAGATATCTCACGCTTTGCCTCGGTGTACGCTGTGCATTATCTGCTGGAAGCGTCTGAGCGTGGCCTGCCAGTCAGCCGCGATATGCTGGCCAGAAGCAATGCCTGGCTGGAGCAACTGGCCACCGGCAGCAGCCAGAATCTGGCCGAGGCCAGAGAGCGTGCTTACGCGATTTACCTCTTAAGCCGCCAAGGCACCATGACCAGCGGCATGATCGCGTCCTTACAACAGGAGCTGGAAGCGCATCACGCGAAGACTTGGCAGCAAGATCTAACCGCCGCCTATTTGGCCGCCAGCTATAAGCTGCTCAAACAGGATGCCTTGGCAAATAAACTCTTTAAAGCCGTGCCTTGGCGCTTGATTGGTAAAAATAATCAGGCCGTAACCTATTACGACCCCACCGTGCACGACGCCCAGCGCCTCTATTTACTGGCTCGCCACTTTAAAGAGCAGCTGGGCAGCGTACCCGCCAGCGAGTTGAGCGAATTAGGCAAGGCCATCAGCAGCCAAAACTATCACTCGCTGTCTGCGGCCTATCTGATGCTGGGTCTGGAAGCCTTTGGCGCTAATGCGGGCACATTTACGCTGGCCGAAGTGGATAAAAGCGGCAAGGTGACTGGTTTAGATATAAAGCGGTTAGAAAACAGCGCCGCACTATCCACCAGCGCCCACCGTGCTCGCTTCGGTAAAGAAGGCGCACTGCCCGGCTTTTATCTGCTCAGCGAATCAGGCTTTGATAAAACCCCACCAAGCGCCGCCATTAAGCAGGGCGTAGAAGTCATCCGTGAATACACGGATCTCACCGGTAAAGTGATCAGCAAGGTAAAAATAGGCGAAGAATTTTTAGTCCGCCTGCGTTTGCGCGCAGATCAGCCCGCTTCCCAAATGGCGATTGTTGAGCTGCTGCCCGGCGGCGTAGAAATCGTGCCATCGCCTAAAGAAGAAGCACCGGAAGCGATCGAGGTGGAGGGCGAAGGTGAGGGAGAAGCACCGCAGCGCCCGGCATGGCAAGCGCCGCTGGGTGAAAAGCAATCCAACTGGCGGCCGGATTACCTTGATATGCGGGACGACAGAATCGTGCTGTACGGCAGCATCAGCAAAGACGCCGCCACCTTCGTCTACCGCCTGCGCGCCACCCACGCCGGTGTATTTACCAGCCCGGCACCTTACGCAGAAGGCATGTACAGCAAACAACAAGGCCGTGGCATGGCCGGGAAACTGGAAATTGTGAAGCCTTGA